Proteins found in one Helicobacter sp. NHP19-003 genomic segment:
- a CDS encoding type II restriction endonuclease gives MTNPMSFTDFLATLQKTNRTLGFFVDWQKVLNNRQKIRLYAKHLNTLLGVSAPDLPTKVAQIFQDHQEAFSLLPSLLAIRNPKELVKGGVLQDYLQSPKGICTLLQESGLLEIFSARQITDLNDVIFGIEVGLDSNARKNRSGALMEQHLENAFQQAKLHFKAQVSVTEFKDLHGSFGNDIKKFDFVIYGNQTTYFIERNFYSSGGSKLNEVARAYQELAPRFAKHPHKEFIWITDGQGWLEAKNKLQEAYKSVRVYNLSQLGTLLNELSHA, from the coding sequence ATGACAAACCCCATGTCTTTTACGGATTTTTTAGCCACTCTACAAAAGACCAACCGCACGCTTGGCTTTTTCGTGGATTGGCAAAAAGTCTTGAACAACCGCCAAAAAATCCGCCTTTATGCCAAACACCTAAACACCCTTTTAGGAGTCAGCGCGCCAGACTTGCCCACCAAAGTGGCGCAAATTTTTCAAGACCACCAAGAAGCCTTTAGCCTTTTGCCCTCACTACTTGCCATTAGAAACCCCAAAGAACTTGTCAAAGGGGGGGTTTTGCAAGACTATTTACAAAGCCCAAAGGGCATTTGCACACTCCTACAAGAGAGCGGACTTTTAGAAATCTTTAGCGCACGCCAAATCACAGACCTAAACGATGTGATCTTTGGGATTGAGGTGGGCTTAGACAGTAACGCGCGTAAAAACCGCAGCGGGGCGTTGATGGAGCAACACCTAGAAAACGCCTTTCAACAAGCCAAGCTTCATTTTAAAGCACAGGTGAGCGTTACAGAGTTTAAGGACTTGCACGGTAGCTTTGGCAACGACATTAAGAAGTTTGATTTTGTGATCTATGGCAACCAAACGACCTACTTCATTGAACGCAATTTTTACAGCAGCGGGGGGAGCAAATTGAACGAAGTCGCAAGGGCGTATCAAGAGCTTGCCCCCCGTTTTGCCAAGCACCCCCATAAAGAATTTATTTGGATCACAGATGGGCAAGGGTGGCTTGAGGCTAAAAATAAACTCCAAGAAGCCTATAAAAGTGTGCGGGTTTATAACCTAAGCCAGCTAGGCACTCTCTTAAATGAGCTAAGCCATGCCTAA
- the moaA gene encoding GTP 3',8-cyclase MoaA — translation MLVDTFARQIDYLRVSVTKQCNFRCQYCMPTTPMDFVGSEEVLPLDKMLEFIKIAIDEGVSKIRITGGEPLICKDLAPFIAKIHAYAPHVKLALTTNGFLLKAQAAQLKEAGLERVNVSLDSLKPERVAKISQKDGLGAVLEGINAALKVGLGLKFNMVVLKGINEDEILELLEFARGKNAQIRFIEFMENTHANSQLKGLSEAQILEVVRQKYPNLCLKSEGVSPSKIYALEDGYEFGIIAPHNDDFCKHCNKIRLSADGTIFPCLYYQDSVSAKSAILQANPTLMRQALHQSVHNKPEKNLWQPGTQNQVSERAFYKTGG, via the coding sequence ATGCTTGTGGATACCTTTGCGCGCCAAATTGACTACTTGCGGGTGTCTGTAACCAAGCAGTGCAATTTTCGCTGTCAGTATTGCATGCCCACCACACCGATGGACTTTGTGGGGAGCGAAGAGGTTTTGCCCCTTGATAAAATGCTCGAGTTTATTAAGATTGCCATTGATGAGGGGGTGAGTAAAATCAGAATCACGGGTGGAGAGCCCTTGATTTGCAAGGATTTAGCCCCCTTTATCGCTAAAATCCACGCCTACGCCCCGCATGTGAAGTTGGCTTTAACCACGAATGGGTTTTTGCTAAAGGCACAGGCAGCGCAACTAAAAGAGGCGGGCCTAGAGCGGGTCAATGTATCGCTAGATTCGCTCAAACCTGAGAGGGTCGCCAAAATCTCGCAAAAGGACGGCTTGGGGGCGGTTTTAGAGGGGATTAATGCGGCGTTGAAAGTGGGTTTGGGGCTGAAGTTTAATATGGTCGTGCTTAAAGGCATCAATGAGGATGAAATTTTAGAGTTGTTGGAGTTTGCACGGGGTAAAAACGCCCAAATCCGCTTCATCGAGTTCATGGAGAACACGCACGCCAACAGCCAACTAAAAGGACTTAGCGAGGCGCAGATTTTAGAGGTGGTGCGCCAAAAATACCCCAATCTATGCCTCAAAAGCGAGGGGGTGAGCCCGTCTAAAATTTACGCCCTAGAGGATGGCTATGAGTTTGGGATCATCGCCCCGCACAACGACGACTTTTGCAAGCACTGCAATAAAATCCGCCTGAGCGCCGATGGCACAATTTTCCCCTGCCTGTATTATCAAGACAGCGTGAGTGCCAAGAGCGCGATTTTACAAGCTAACCCCACCTTAATGCGCCAAGCCCTGCACCAAAGCGTGCACAACAAGCCCGAAAAGAATTTATGGCAACCGGGCACGCAAAACCAAGTGTCCGAGCGGGCTTTTTACAAAACGGGGGGATAA
- the bamA gene encoding outer membrane protein assembly factor BamA, translating to MSDMLANEIVKIRVNDVLDIKAVDDAILALYNQGYFEDVYATFKKGKLVFHFKEKPRIAGIEIKGYGTEKEKENLYNQMGIKKGDTYDETKLDNAKYILKTALEQQGYYGSVVEARTENLAGEGAYRIIFDVNRGNNIYITKSVYEGRKQLKPRLVESLSANKQRDFMGWMWGLNSGKLHLNELEYDSMRIQDVYLRNGFLDVNVSAPFLNTNFGTHKAKLYYKVKEGIQYRISGIDIKINKQVVPMAKLLKSIKIHKGDVFNIEHMRADAQILKREIADQGYAFAVVKPDLDKDEKHGKVKVIYHIETGDMVYINDIIISGNQRTSDRVIRREVWLSPKERYSLTKVASSESALRRLGFFSKVKIEERRVNSQLMDLLVNVEEGRTGQLQFGLGYGSYGGLMLNGSVSEKNLFGTGQSMSLYANISTGGGNRNYGIRGSGRMFSGNLTLRNPRIFDSKYSSSISVFAEYIINYNYIQQGGGFSISAGRMLTNTFSMNLGYNYSINKILGFSSPLYEMFYSSQNTVITFDGVPFKGPDGQVLHGLWDRNYNTPSTSSFTLSTRFDNTDDYYFPRNGFTFSNYTTMSGLPSDHPLNSWNGLGGNVRNTKIYGKFAAYKDLKKYLLVDLIARFKTQGGYIFRYNTEDYLPLNSVFYMGGVTTIRGFRNSSITPKTNLGMWVGGDGLYTGSVELSYGLLKAAKMRLAWFFDWGFLTFKTPTKAGGFWQQTYATNVDFKDYGVPGAGFEHGTWRASTGLQIEWVSPMGPLVLIFPIAFFNEWSDKKGLWFNPNLHDYTQRFAFSMGTRF from the coding sequence ATGTCGGATATGCTCGCTAACGAGATTGTTAAGATTAGAGTCAACGATGTTTTGGACATCAAAGCGGTGGACGATGCCATCTTGGCTCTCTACAATCAGGGTTACTTTGAAGATGTTTATGCCACTTTTAAAAAGGGCAAATTAGTCTTCCACTTCAAAGAAAAGCCCCGCATTGCTGGCATTGAGATTAAAGGCTATGGGACCGAAAAAGAGAAGGAAAATCTTTATAACCAGATGGGGATTAAAAAGGGCGACACCTACGATGAAACCAAGCTAGACAACGCCAAGTACATTTTAAAAACCGCCCTAGAGCAACAGGGTTACTACGGAAGCGTGGTGGAAGCCCGCACAGAGAACCTAGCCGGCGAGGGGGCATATCGGATCATCTTTGATGTGAACCGTGGGAACAATATCTACATCACAAAGTCCGTCTATGAGGGGCGTAAACAACTCAAACCGCGCCTAGTCGAATCCTTGAGTGCGAATAAACAGCGCGACTTCATGGGGTGGATGTGGGGCTTGAACTCGGGTAAATTACACTTGAACGAATTGGAGTACGACTCCATGCGCATCCAAGATGTCTACTTGCGCAATGGGTTTTTGGATGTCAATGTGTCCGCCCCTTTCTTGAATACGAACTTTGGCACACACAAAGCCAAGTTGTACTATAAAGTCAAAGAGGGGATTCAATACCGCATTTCAGGCATTGACATTAAAATCAATAAACAAGTTGTGCCCATGGCCAAACTTTTAAAATCCATCAAAATCCACAAAGGGGATGTGTTTAACATTGAACACATGCGTGCGGATGCCCAAATTTTAAAAAGAGAGATTGCCGACCAGGGTTATGCCTTTGCAGTGGTCAAGCCCGACCTAGACAAGGATGAAAAACACGGCAAAGTGAAGGTGATCTACCACATTGAAACGGGGGATATGGTCTACATCAACGACATCATCATCTCGGGCAACCAGCGCACCAGTGACCGGGTGATCCGCCGTGAGGTGTGGCTCAGCCCCAAAGAGCGCTACAGCCTCACTAAAGTCGCCAGCTCTGAAAGTGCGTTGCGCCGCTTGGGCTTCTTTTCTAAGGTAAAAATCGAAGAACGCCGGGTCAATAGCCAGCTGATGGACTTGTTGGTGAATGTCGAGGAGGGGCGCACGGGGCAGTTGCAATTTGGGCTAGGTTATGGCAGCTATGGGGGGCTCATGCTCAATGGCAGCGTGAGCGAGAAAAACCTCTTTGGCACAGGCCAGAGCATGAGCTTATACGCCAACATCTCCACAGGGGGAGGCAATCGAAACTATGGCATTCGTGGCAGTGGCCGGATGTTCTCGGGCAACCTCACCTTAAGAAACCCCCGTATTTTTGACAGCAAATACAGCTCGTCTATCAGCGTTTTTGCCGAATACATCATTAACTATAACTACATCCAACAAGGTGGAGGCTTTAGCATCAGCGCAGGGCGCATGCTCACCAACACCTTTAGCATGAACTTAGGCTACAACTACAGCATCAATAAAATCCTCGGTTTCTCTAGCCCCTTGTATGAAATGTTTTACAGCAGTCAAAACACCGTGATCACCTTTGATGGCGTGCCCTTTAAAGGGCCTGATGGCCAGGTCTTGCACGGCTTGTGGGACCGCAATTACAACACTCCCAGCACGAGCTCGTTCACGCTCAGCACGCGTTTTGACAACACAGACGACTATTACTTTCCCAGAAATGGCTTCACTTTCAGCAACTACACCACCATGTCTGGCTTGCCCTCAGACCACCCCCTCAATTCGTGGAACGGGCTGGGCGGGAATGTCCGCAACACCAAAATTTATGGCAAATTTGCCGCCTATAAGGATCTTAAAAAGTACTTGCTTGTAGACTTGATCGCCCGCTTTAAAACACAGGGGGGTTACATCTTCCGCTACAACACGGAGGATTATTTGCCCCTCAACTCTGTGTTCTATATGGGGGGTGTAACCACCATTAGAGGCTTTAGAAACAGCTCGATCACGCCCAAAACCAACTTAGGGATGTGGGTGGGGGGCGATGGGCTCTACACGGGCTCGGTGGAGCTTAGTTATGGGCTTTTAAAGGCGGCCAAAATGCGCTTGGCGTGGTTCTTCGACTGGGGCTTTTTGACATTTAAAACCCCCACCAAAGCCGGAGGTTTTTGGCAACAAACCTATGCGACCAATGTGGATTTTAAAGATTATGGCGTGCCCGGCGCGGGCTTTGAGCACGGCACTTGGCGGGCTTCTACGGGCTTACAAATTGAGTGGGTTTCACCCATGGGTCCTTTGGTGTTGATTTTCCCCATCGCTTTCTTTAACGAGTGGAGCGACAAAAAGGGTTTGTGGTTTAACCCCAATTTGCACGACTACACCCAACGCTTTGCCTTCTCAATGGGCACGCGTTTTTAG
- the mqnE gene encoding aminofutalosine synthase MqnE — MDLLEQALSGQCHEASALAKLYDYDLFVLAKEAHAIRTQMHQDKVFFNTNRHINPSNICTDSCKFCAFSASRKNPNPYEMTQAQILEQISDSYARGIKEVHVVSAHNPHYSYAWYFELFKAIKAEFKDLHLKAMTAAEVHFLSTKFNKPYQEVLEDMLDAGVDSMPGGGAEIFDEKVRKHICAGKVSSTRWLEIHQYWHSLGKMSNATMLFGHVESRENRLDHMLRLKHAQSPQDKVEAKAGGFNAFIPLLYQKDNNFLKVEKSPSAVEILKTIAIARIVLPNIPHIKAYWATLGLNLALVAQEFGADDLDGTIEVEMIQSAGGAKSKKGVGKEDLIYQIKDARFQAIERDSLYNQIQAW; from the coding sequence ATGGATTTATTAGAACAAGCCCTAAGTGGGCAGTGCCATGAGGCGAGTGCGTTAGCCAAGCTTTACGATTACGATTTATTTGTGTTAGCCAAAGAGGCGCATGCGATTCGCACGCAAATGCACCAAGATAAAGTCTTTTTCAACACCAACCGCCACATCAACCCAAGCAATATTTGCACGGATAGTTGTAAGTTTTGCGCCTTTTCAGCCAGCCGCAAGAACCCCAACCCCTACGAAATGACCCAAGCGCAGATTTTAGAGCAAATTTCTGACTCTTATGCACGGGGCATTAAAGAGGTGCATGTGGTGAGTGCGCACAACCCACATTACAGCTATGCGTGGTATTTTGAGCTGTTTAAGGCGATCAAGGCAGAATTTAAGGATTTGCACTTAAAGGCGATGACAGCGGCGGAGGTGCATTTTTTAAGCACGAAATTTAACAAGCCCTACCAAGAGGTATTAGAGGACATGCTAGATGCCGGGGTAGATAGCATGCCCGGGGGGGGAGCGGAGATTTTTGATGAAAAGGTGAGAAAGCACATTTGTGCGGGCAAGGTCAGCTCGACTCGGTGGCTTGAGATCCACCAATATTGGCACTCTTTGGGCAAGATGAGCAATGCGACCATGCTCTTTGGGCATGTGGAGAGCAGAGAAAACCGCCTAGATCACATGCTACGCTTAAAGCACGCCCAAAGCCCACAAGATAAAGTGGAGGCCAAAGCGGGGGGCTTTAACGCTTTTATCCCCTTGCTCTATCAAAAAGACAACAACTTTTTAAAGGTGGAAAAAAGCCCGAGCGCGGTGGAGATTTTAAAGACCATTGCCATTGCCCGTATAGTCCTTCCAAACATCCCCCACATCAAAGCTTACTGGGCGACTTTGGGGCTAAACTTAGCCCTAGTAGCGCAAGAGTTTGGAGCGGACGATTTGGACGGCACGATCGAGGTGGAGATGATCCAATCTGCCGGGGGGGCCAAGAGCAAAAAAGGGGTGGGCAAAGAGGATTTGATTTACCAAATCAAGGACGCGCGTTTTCAAGCCATTGAAAGGGATAGTTTGTATAACCAAATCCAAGCTTGGTGA
- a CDS encoding Eco57I restriction-modification methylase domain-containing protein, with protein sequence MVGLKADMGVELSFLKNVASGYAKLKAHYEVINRDLSHASSRDDICTPMACVERMLDYLPQELWERKGLKILDPCVGNGNFAAYAQCKTSLDNIHCNELSKQRFLNCIDILNPKHITNQNFFDINTPHTYDLIMANPPYSGGGNKNRSLSNRFIEHAIDLLKDQGFLCFVTPTNWMSYNNNNMTLKKLLSCGSFLVLDNDVKKHFKGIGSSFVVFVWQKGVFGKETLVKNAFLQKDSQRVQIPTDLPFLPLYLSNEIISLVQKCLSTEENNAFAYRCDLHNFTQKDKLSDTPDAIFQYETIHTPKKTRYATIKQDIYDKWIIIIPLSTYFLPYIKHHANTTQSVGYIAFESQAEAQNYMAFLKQPHIKLLIHLTRYGNFNNIKVLKHLSFAKQMDFTRAELETIHTLCQHIKY encoded by the coding sequence ATGGTGGGTTTAAAGGCAGATATGGGCGTGGAGCTTTCTTTTCTTAAAAATGTGGCAAGTGGCTATGCAAAGTTAAAAGCGCATTACGAGGTGATCAACAGAGATTTATCCCATGCCAGCTCAAGGGACGACATTTGTACCCCCATGGCGTGTGTGGAGCGCATGCTAGATTACTTGCCCCAAGAGCTTTGGGAGAGAAAGGGGCTTAAAATCCTCGATCCTTGCGTGGGCAATGGGAATTTTGCCGCCTACGCTCAGTGTAAAACCAGCCTAGACAATATCCATTGCAACGAACTTTCCAAACAAAGGTTTTTGAATTGTATAGACATCTTAAACCCCAAGCACATCACCAATCAAAACTTTTTTGACATCAACACCCCCCACACCTACGACCTCATCATGGCAAACCCCCCTTACTCAGGTGGGGGCAATAAAAACCGTAGCCTCTCTAATCGGTTTATAGAACATGCGATCGATTTATTGAAAGATCAAGGTTTCTTGTGTTTTGTAACGCCGACTAATTGGATGAGCTACAACAATAACAACATGACACTCAAGAAACTCCTTAGCTGTGGGAGCTTTTTAGTGCTCGACAACGATGTGAAAAAGCATTTCAAGGGCATCGGCTCGTCCTTTGTGGTGTTTGTGTGGCAAAAGGGGGTGTTTGGCAAAGAAACTTTGGTGAAAAATGCCTTTTTACAAAAAGACAGCCAAAGAGTGCAAATCCCTACAGACTTGCCCTTTTTGCCCCTGTACCTTTCAAATGAGATCATCAGCCTAGTTCAAAAGTGCCTAAGCACAGAGGAAAACAACGCCTTTGCCTATAGGTGCGATCTGCATAACTTCACCCAAAAGGACAAATTGAGCGACACCCCCGATGCGATTTTCCAATACGAAACGATCCACACCCCCAAAAAAACCCGTTACGCCACCATCAAGCAAGACATTTACGACAAGTGGATCATCATCATCCCCCTATCCACCTATTTTTTACCCTACATCAAGCACCACGCCAACACCACGCAATCCGTGGGCTACATCGCCTTTGAGAGCCAAGCAGAAGCGCAAAATTACATGGCGTTTTTAAAACAACCCCACATCAAACTTTTAATCCACCTCACAAGGTATGGCAACTTCAACAACATCAAGGTCTTAAAACACCTGAGCTTTGCCAAACAAATGGACTTCACACGAGCAGAGCTTGAAACCATCCACACCCTTTGCCAACACATCAAATACTAA
- a CDS encoding dehypoxanthine futalosine cyclase produces MRLSRVELLDYMANKPLKELGQMALAKKQELHPENTTTFIVDRNINYTNICFVDCKFCAFKRTLKDKDAYVLDFETIDRKIEELIAIGGTQILFQGGVHPQLKIDYYENLVSHIAQKFPTITIHGFSAVEIDYIAKVSRLSLQEVLERLKAAGLSSIPGAGAEILSDRVRAKIAPKKLSADRWIEVHQEAHKLGIKSTATMMFGTTDTDEDIAEHLERVRNLQDETGGFRAFILWSFQPDFTPLQQEMPHIKKASSNRYLRLLACSRLFLDNVRNIQSSWVTQGAFIGQLALLFGANDLGSVMMEENVVKAAGTSFCLNEQEMVHLIEDIGSKAAKRNTAYEILKRYHV; encoded by the coding sequence ATGCGTTTAAGTAGGGTAGAATTACTAGATTACATGGCAAACAAGCCCTTAAAAGAGCTGGGGCAAATGGCACTGGCCAAAAAGCAAGAACTGCACCCAGAAAACACCACGACTTTCATCGTGGATCGTAACATCAATTACACGAACATTTGCTTTGTGGATTGTAAGTTTTGTGCCTTCAAGCGCACCCTCAAGGATAAAGATGCCTATGTCTTGGACTTTGAAACGATCGATCGCAAAATTGAGGAGTTGATCGCCATTGGGGGGACGCAAATTTTGTTTCAAGGTGGGGTGCACCCCCAGCTTAAAATTGACTATTATGAAAACCTCGTCAGCCACATTGCCCAAAAGTTCCCCACCATCACCATACACGGCTTTTCAGCGGTGGAAATCGACTACATCGCTAAGGTTTCTAGGCTGTCTTTACAAGAAGTGTTGGAGCGTTTAAAGGCGGCGGGCTTAAGTTCTATCCCGGGGGCGGGGGCAGAGATTTTAAGCGACCGGGTCAGGGCGAAGATCGCCCCTAAGAAACTCAGCGCCGATCGCTGGATTGAAGTGCATCAAGAGGCGCATAAGCTAGGGATTAAAAGCACGGCGACCATGATGTTTGGCACAACAGACACCGATGAGGACATCGCCGAACATTTAGAGCGGGTGCGCAATTTACAAGATGAAACGGGGGGCTTTCGGGCGTTCATTTTATGGAGTTTTCAACCCGATTTCACCCCCCTGCAGCAAGAAATGCCCCACATCAAGAAGGCAAGTTCTAACCGGTATTTGCGTTTGTTAGCCTGCAGTCGGTTATTTTTAGATAATGTTAGAAATATCCAAAGTTCTTGGGTAACACAGGGGGCGTTTATCGGGCAGTTAGCCCTGCTCTTTGGGGCTAATGATTTAGGGAGTGTGATGATGGAGGAAAATGTCGTCAAAGCGGCGGGTACGAGCTTTTGCTTAAACGAGCAAGAGATGGTGCACTTGATCGAGGACATCGGCAGCAAGGCGGCCAAGCGCAACACCGCTTATGAAATTTTAAAACGCTACCATGTCTAG